In a genomic window of Pelodiscus sinensis isolate JC-2024 chromosome 32, ASM4963464v1, whole genome shotgun sequence:
- the LOC142823138 gene encoding uncharacterized protein LOC142823138, with translation MGTQKASGMQVLEHSPPPPVHRNSIPGRPAPAPPWSFGMEPGLKEETDARRAGPEPAETRAAPSGRSEGIASQQGESRRRARRQPPAKPPEPPSRRQRAPPGPHAAEKPYKCGVCDRSFSQSSNLLTHQRLHTGEKPYQCPACGKRFNTSSALIVHRRTHTGEKSYRCPDCGRRFSEGSVLIKHWRTHTGEKPYKCAHCGKGFSQSSNLRAHQRVHTGERPYPCPACGKRFGTSSNLSAHRRVHTGERPYRCAECGKRFSQQSNLISHQRTHLEEKSHLCPECGAGFGSGAQLLAHRRGHAGARPHPCPDCPKSFPSRSALVTHQRTHTGERPYACPECQRGFTRRSDLNKHRRVHTGERPFRCASCGKSFSQSSHLMTHKRLHREGKPAGGPERPAGAGLGEEARSGAEGDAGGTRRPGTPPPGPGGEDLGADPQRDGHRREETSPPGPHAGEAPEGNADGGEGWEATPEPPTSHPHPPLEGELAGTPSTGSDPAARQRSCSKGDAVSNPAPKPFPCAECGRRFSQSASLLKHRAFHSSSTLAVHRRTHSEERACPECGRRFRDRAVLLTHRRVHTGARPYPCPLCGKGFTQSATLRAHQRTHSGERPFPCAQCGRRFGQRANLRAHQRSHLAEKPYKCVDCGKTFSTSSHLLAHQGSHVA, from the exons ATGGGAACACAAAAGGCGTCTGGGATGCAGGTGCtggaacactcccccccccccccagtgcatcGGAACAGCATCCCTGGCAGGCCGGCCCCAGCGCCTCCTTGGTCCTTCGGgatggagccag GGCTGAAGGAGGAGACGGACGCCCGGCGGGCAGGTCCGGAGCCCGCGGAAACCCGCGCGGCGCCCTCGGGAAGATCCGAAGGGATCGCGTCCCAGCAGGGGGAGAGCCGGCGCCGGGCCCGGAGGCAGCCCCCCGCCAAGCCGCCGGAGCCGCCCAGCCGCCGGCAGCGCGCGCCCCCGGGACCCCACGCCGCGGAGAAGCCCTACAAATGCGGCGTGTGCGACCGGAGCTTCTCCCAGAGCTCCAACCTGCTCACCCACCAGCGGCTGCACACGGGGGAGAAGCCCTACCAGTGCCCCGCTTGCGGGAAGCGCTTCAACACCAGCTCGGCCCTCATCGTGCACCGCCGGACCCACACGGGGGAGAAGTCCTACCGCTGCCCCGACTGCGGGCGCCGCTTCAGCGAGGGCTCGGTGCTCATCAAGCACTggcgcacccacaccggcgagaaGCCCTACAAGTGCGCCCACTGCGGGAAGGGATTCAGCCAGAGCTCCAACCTGCGGGCCCACCAGCGGGTCCACACCGGCGAGCGGCCCTACCCCTGCCCCGCCTGCGGGAAGCGCTTCGGCACCAGCTCCAACCTCAGCGCCCACCGGCGCGTGCACACCGGGGAGCGGCCCTACCGGTGCGCCGAGTGCGGGAAGCGCTTCAGCCAGCAGTCCAACCTCATCTCCCACCAGCGCACCCACCTGGAGGAGAAGAGCCACCTGTGCCCCGAGTGCGGGGCCGGCTTCGGCTCCGGCGCCCAGCTCCTGGCGCACCGCCGGGGCCACGCCGGCGCCCGGCCGCACCCCTGCCCCGACTGCCCGAAGAGCTTCCCCAGCCGCTCCGCCCTGGTCACCCACCAGCGCACCCACACCGGGGAGAGGCCCTACgcctgccccgagtgccagcgCGGCTTCACCCGCCGCTCGGACCTCAACAAGCACCGCCGGGTGCACACCGGCGAGAGGCCCTTCCGCTGCGCCagctgcgggaaaagcttcagccaGAGCTCCCACCTGATGACCCACAAGCGGCTCCACCGGGAAGGCAAGCCGGCAGGGGGCCCGGAACGTCCCGCGGGCGCCGGCCTCGGTGAGGAAGCCCGGAGCGGGGCAGAGGGTGACGCGGGGGGCACCCGCCGGCCGGGgactccccctcccggccccggaggaGAGGACTTGGGTGCCGACCCCCAGCGCGACGGGCACCGGCGCGAGGAGACGTCTCCTCCGGGGCCCCATGCTGGCGAGGCCCCGGAGGGCAATGCGGACGGGGGGGAAGGATGGGAGGCGACACCGGAGCCCCCCACgagccatccccaccccccgctggAGGGGGAGCTCGCCGGCACCCCGTCCACCGGTTCCGACCCGGCTGCGCGGCAGAGATCTTGCTCCAAGGGCGACGCCGTTTCGAACCCGGCGCCCAAACCCTTCCCCTGCGCCGAGTGCGGGCGGCGTTTCAGCCAGAGCGCCAGCCTGCTCAAGCACCGGGCCTTCCACAGCAGCTCGACGCTGGCGGTGCACCGCCGGACCCACAGCGAGGAGCGGGCCTGCCCCGAGTGCGGGCGCCGCTTCCGGGACCGCGCGGTGCTGCTCACGCACCGGCGGGTGCACACAGGCGCCagaccctacccctgccccctctgcgGGAAGGGCTTCACCCAGAGCGCCACCCTCCGGGCCCACCAGCGGACGCACAGCGGGGAGCGGCCGTTCCCCTGCGCCCAGTGCGGGCGGCGCTTCGGCCAGCGCGCCAACCTGCGCGCCCACCAGCGCTCCCACCTGGCGGAGAAGCCCTACAAATGCGTGGACTGCGGGAAAACcttcagcaccagctcccacctcctggcccaccAAGGGAGCCACGTGGCATag
- the LOC142823151 gene encoding uncharacterized protein LOC142823151, whose protein sequence is MRPREEGEPPSSCPSLLEIEAAFVCLLGSPPASSAERPPGPARTAGHLAPAPGLGEGAGDAQRCPARRPPGAGRRAGGRRERTGRREEKPAVPGRSPDRPRMLGPRAKRAPAWSEREVLALLGLWGKDAVQARLRSNRRNLVVYEQISRAMVERGFHRDVQQCRAKAKELRQAYLKVREANARAGAAPQTCRFYTELHAILGDHPTPATTSRQEEPEAPAAGAWKEERLDEDEEAATGKAGILENRELFAGQAPLRCSGAAQDAGEGTSAFAGGSAAEGPFPGGRGPKRRRDDAPPDGLAEAVSRLWEKPAPARAEDQDRRTQREMLGLLREQTDILRCLLEMMEKYLKSRVPLQPLQNSSPAPAGFPTPPHTLSPWRRAPAHHPFRASPGEAARIHRRPFTDA, encoded by the exons ATGAGAccgagggaggaaggggaaccaCCCAGTTCCTGTCCCAGCCTGCTGGAAATTGAAGCCGCCTTTGTGTGTCTACTCGGCtccccgcccgcatcctccgccgAGCGTCCCCCGGGCCCGGCGCGCACCGCCGGCCACTTGGCTCCAGCCCCGGGGCTTGGCGAGGGCGCAGGAGACGCGCAGCGCTGCCCGGCCAGGAGGCCGCCTGG ggctgggcgcAGAGCCGGCGGACGGAGGGAGAGAACCGGCCGGCGCGAGGAGAAACCGGCAGTACCCG GGCGCTCGCCGGACCGGCCGAGGATGCTGGGCCCCCGAGCCAAGCGGGCGCCGGCCTGGAGCGAGCGGGaggtgctggctctcctgggcCTGTGGGGGAAGGACGCCGTGCAGGCCCGGCTGCGGTCCAACCGGAGGAACCTGGTCGTCTACGAGCAGATCTCCCGGGCCATGGTGGAGCGGGGCTTCCACCGAGACGTGCAGCAGTGCCGGGCCAAAgccaaggagctgcggcaggcctacctGAAGGTCAGGGAGGCCAACGCCCGGGCGGGGGCCGCCCCCCAGACCTGCCGCTTCTACACGGAGCTGCACGCCATCCTCGGCGaccatcccactcctgccaccaCGAGTCGGCAGGAGGAGCCGGAGGCCCCGGCCGCCGGGGCCTGGAAAGAGGAGCGGCTGGACGAGGATGAGGAGGCGGCGACTGGGAAAGCCGGCATTTTGGAGAACCGGGAGCTGTTCGCCGGCCAGGCGCCACTGCGGTGCAGCGGGGCTGCGCAGGACGCCGGGGAGGGGACGTCCG CGTTCGCAGGTGGCAGCGCGGCAGAGGGGCCCTTCCCGGGCGGCCGAGGGCCCAAGAGGCGGCGGGACGATGCGCCGCCCGACGGGCTGGCCGAGGCGGTGTCGAGGCTCTGGGAGAAGCCGGCGCCGGCCCGCGCCGAGGACCAGGACCGGAGGACGCAGCGGGAGATGCTGGGGCTGCTGCGGGAACAAACCGACATCCTGCGGTGCCTGCTCGAGATGATGGAGAAATACCTCAAGTCCCGcgtccccctgcagcccctgcagaACAGCTCCCCCGCGCCGGccggcttccccacccccccgcacaCGCTCTCCCCCTGGCGCCGGGCCCCGGCGCACCACCCCTTCCGCGCCAGCCCCGGGGAGGCCGCCCGCATCCACCGCCGCCCCTTCACGGACGCGTGA